In a single window of the Bradyrhizobium erythrophlei genome:
- a CDS encoding type I secretion system permease/ATPase has translation MTAVPGVRRSELGDALRACRSAFIGVGVMSCMINLLYLTGSLFMLEVYDRVLPSRSVPTLVGLAILAGGLYIAQGGLDLIRSRILGRIGTSLDEALNARVFDTIVRLPLMVGGRNEGLQPLRDLDNVRSFLGSMGPGAFFDLPWLPFYLAICFAFHVMIGLTALIGAVILISLTIATEFMSRRPAREAMGLAARRNDLAATSRRNAEVLVAMGMSGRLTKRWGEANQNYLAGNQRASDVSGGLGAVAKVMRMTLQSAVLAVGAYLVIHQEATAGIIIAGSILSARALAPVDLAIAHWKGFVAARQSWHRLNRLLESMPARATQTILQNPTSRLSVEGVSIVPPGDQRIIVQDVTFALVAGNGLGIIGPSGSGKSSLVRALVGVWQPARGKVRLDGAALDQWSSDVLGRHVGYLPQDVELFAGTVAQNICRFDLEAGADSIIAAAKEAGVHEMIIKMRDGYDTQIGEQGTALSAGQAQRVALARALFGNPFLIVLDEPNSNLDTEGDEALSRAVRAARERGAIVVVVAHRPIGIEAVDQLLVLKDGRVQAFGPKEAVLGQVLQRVAPPTPIKIVSEGGVTKP, from the coding sequence ATGACAGCCGTCCCCGGTGTCCGGCGTTCCGAACTCGGTGATGCGCTGCGCGCCTGCCGTAGTGCATTCATTGGCGTCGGCGTCATGAGTTGCATGATTAACCTGCTTTACCTGACCGGCTCGCTGTTCATGCTGGAGGTGTATGACCGTGTGCTGCCGAGCCGCAGCGTGCCGACCCTCGTCGGTTTGGCTATTCTCGCCGGCGGGTTGTACATCGCCCAGGGCGGTCTCGACCTGATCCGCTCGCGAATCCTGGGGCGCATCGGAACCTCCCTCGATGAAGCCCTCAATGCCCGCGTGTTCGACACCATCGTGCGGCTGCCGCTGATGGTCGGCGGACGCAACGAGGGCCTGCAACCGTTGCGCGACCTCGACAATGTGCGATCGTTCCTTGGCAGCATGGGGCCGGGCGCGTTCTTCGATCTGCCGTGGTTGCCGTTTTATCTGGCGATCTGTTTCGCGTTCCATGTCATGATCGGCCTGACGGCGCTGATCGGCGCGGTCATTCTGATCTCCCTCACCATCGCGACCGAGTTCATGTCGCGCCGGCCGGCGCGTGAGGCGATGGGTCTGGCGGCGCGCCGCAACGATCTGGCCGCCACCAGCCGGCGCAATGCCGAAGTGCTGGTCGCGATGGGAATGTCCGGGCGCCTCACCAAGCGCTGGGGCGAGGCCAACCAGAACTATCTCGCCGGCAACCAGCGCGCCAGCGACGTCTCCGGCGGTCTCGGCGCGGTCGCCAAGGTCATGCGCATGACCCTGCAATCGGCGGTGCTCGCGGTCGGCGCTTACCTGGTGATCCATCAGGAGGCGACCGCCGGCATTATCATCGCGGGCTCGATCCTGAGCGCGCGGGCGCTGGCGCCGGTCGATCTCGCCATCGCGCACTGGAAAGGCTTCGTCGCCGCGCGCCAGAGCTGGCACCGCCTCAACCGGCTGCTCGAATCGATGCCGGCGCGGGCCACGCAGACGATACTACAGAACCCAACGAGCCGGCTTTCGGTCGAGGGCGTCAGCATCGTGCCGCCGGGCGATCAGAGAATTATCGTGCAGGACGTGACCTTCGCGCTTGTGGCCGGAAACGGGCTGGGCATCATCGGACCGAGCGGGTCGGGCAAGTCTTCGCTGGTGCGCGCGCTGGTCGGCGTCTGGCAGCCCGCCCGCGGCAAGGTGCGGCTCGACGGCGCGGCGCTCGATCAGTGGTCGTCCGACGTGCTCGGCCGTCACGTCGGCTACCTGCCGCAGGATGTCGAGCTGTTCGCCGGCACGGTGGCGCAGAATATTTGCCGGTTCGATCTCGAAGCCGGCGCCGACTCCATTATCGCGGCCGCCAAGGAAGCCGGCGTCCACGAGATGATCATCAAGATGCGCGACGGCTACGACACTCAGATCGGCGAGCAGGGCACCGCGCTCTCGGCCGGTCAGGCGCAACGGGTGGCGTTGGCGAGGGCGCTGTTCGGCAACCCGTTCCTGATCGTGCTGGACGAGCCGAACTCCAATCTCGACACCGAGGGAGACGAGGCGCTGTCCCGGGCGGTTCGCGCGGCGCGCGAACGCGGCGCCATCGTGGTGGTCGTTGCGCACCGGCCGATCGGGATCGAGGCGGTCGACCAGCTTCTGGTGCTGAAGGACGGCCGTGTGCAGGCGTTCGGCCCCAAGGAAGCCGTTCTCGGCCAGGTGCTGCAGCGGGTCGCGCCGCCCACGCCGATCAAGATCGTCTCCGAAGGAGGAGTGACCAAACCATGA
- a CDS encoding DUF1236 domain-containing protein — protein sequence MIRRLIGIAALVATVALPVMAQAQGVPGGVERGSRDGERAAGPVGAVVGGVIGGVVGGVNGVLGVDERPRFRSYVVEQHRPSYQYREDVRIGAVLPEEGVTYYDVPPEYGVRDYRYTVVNNRTVLVDPRTHRIVEVVE from the coding sequence ATGATCCGCCGTCTTATCGGAATTGCCGCCCTTGTCGCCACAGTCGCCCTCCCTGTCATGGCGCAGGCCCAAGGGGTTCCCGGCGGGGTTGAGCGAGGCTCAAGAGATGGCGAAAGGGCTGCCGGCCCTGTCGGCGCCGTCGTCGGAGGTGTCATTGGCGGCGTGGTCGGTGGCGTCAACGGGGTTCTGGGCGTCGATGAACGTCCCCGCTTTCGCAGCTACGTCGTCGAACAGCATCGCCCCTCCTATCAATACCGCGAGGACGTCCGGATCGGCGCGGTTCTGCCCGAAGAAGGCGTCACCTATTACGATGTGCCGCCGGAATATGGCGTGCGGGATTATCGCTATACGGTCGTGAACAACCGTACGGTTCTGGTCGATCCGCGGACCCACCGCATTGTCGAGGTCGTCGAGTAA
- a CDS encoding GlsB/YeaQ/YmgE family stress response membrane protein, which translates to MQMSNEGILVILFVGLVAGWLAGKIVRGTGFGIIGDILVGIAGALVASYLFPKLGIHLGTGLVSEIIYSAIGAVVLLLIVRLLRTGGRF; encoded by the coding sequence ATGCAGATGTCTAATGAAGGCATTCTCGTTATTCTGTTCGTCGGCCTGGTTGCAGGCTGGCTGGCCGGAAAGATCGTGCGCGGCACCGGCTTTGGGATCATCGGCGATATTCTCGTCGGTATCGCCGGCGCGCTGGTCGCCAGTTATCTGTTTCCCAAGCTCGGCATCCATCTCGGCACCGGCCTCGTATCGGAGATCATCTATTCGGCGATCGGCGCTGTCGTGCTGCTGCTGATCGTGCGGCTGCTTCGAACCGGCGGCCGCTTCTGA
- a CDS encoding Asp-tRNA(Asn)/Glu-tRNA(Gln) amidotransferase GatCAB subunit A yields the protein MSTEPALMSLTAVANAIAQKRFSSREATQSCLERIAQWQPRLNAFMAIEADAALAAADAADALFAKGNLSGALHGVPMAHKDMYYDAGKVVTCGSKIRRDFVATTTSTALQRLKDAGTVRLGSLQMVEFAYGPTGHNSHYGPVHNPWGLDHITGGSSSGSGAAVAARLTFAALGSDTGGSIRMPAHFCGVTGLKTTVGRISRAGAMPLSQSLDTVGPLARSVEDCALLLGLMAGADPDDPTAVAGPLPDYAAAARESIKGLTIGVPTAFYVDDLDPEVAAILDETIAVLKREGANTVQVELPDQRQLTAACQLVLAVEAAAFHKRWLIERPQDYGPQVLMRLQNGLAIPGVSYLEAMRWRGPALAAHLAAVAGVDAVIAPVAPVAAPTIAESDVGNSPDAEAVIQRLTRFTRPVNYLGLPSLSIPTGFTRGGLPVGMQLVGRSFDEAMLLRIGAAFQRATDFHDRVPKPA from the coding sequence ATGAGCACCGAACCGGCCCTGATGTCGCTGACGGCAGTTGCGAACGCCATCGCGCAGAAGCGTTTCTCGTCGCGCGAGGCGACGCAATCCTGTCTCGAGCGGATCGCGCAATGGCAGCCTCGTCTCAATGCCTTCATGGCGATCGAAGCGGACGCGGCGCTGGCGGCAGCCGATGCGGCCGACGCGCTGTTCGCAAAAGGCAATTTGAGCGGCGCGTTGCACGGCGTGCCGATGGCGCACAAGGATATGTATTATGACGCCGGCAAGGTGGTCACCTGCGGTTCGAAAATCCGGCGCGATTTCGTCGCGACCACGACCTCGACCGCGCTGCAGCGCCTGAAGGATGCCGGCACGGTTCGGCTTGGCTCGCTGCAGATGGTGGAATTCGCCTATGGACCGACCGGCCACAATTCCCATTACGGGCCGGTGCATAATCCGTGGGGCCTCGATCACATCACCGGCGGCTCGTCGTCGGGATCGGGCGCGGCGGTGGCGGCGCGGCTGACCTTTGCGGCCTTGGGTTCGGACACCGGCGGCTCGATCCGGATGCCCGCGCATTTCTGCGGCGTCACCGGATTGAAGACGACGGTGGGACGGATCAGTCGCGCCGGCGCGATGCCGTTGTCGCAGTCGCTCGATACCGTCGGCCCGCTGGCGCGCAGCGTGGAGGATTGCGCCTTGCTGCTCGGCTTGATGGCGGGTGCGGACCCCGACGATCCGACGGCGGTGGCCGGGCCGTTGCCCGACTATGCGGCGGCGGCGCGCGAGTCGATCAAGGGCCTCACCATCGGCGTACCCACCGCCTTCTATGTCGACGACCTCGATCCCGAAGTCGCAGCGATTCTCGACGAGACGATCGCCGTTCTCAAGCGTGAGGGCGCCAATACCGTTCAGGTCGAACTGCCGGACCAGCGCCAGCTCACCGCGGCGTGTCAGCTGGTTCTGGCCGTCGAGGCGGCGGCCTTCCACAAGCGATGGCTGATCGAACGCCCGCAGGATTACGGCCCGCAGGTTCTGATGCGGTTGCAAAACGGGCTCGCCATACCCGGCGTGTCCTATCTCGAAGCGATGCGCTGGCGCGGCCCGGCGCTGGCGGCGCACCTCGCCGCCGTTGCCGGCGTCGATGCCGTGATCGCGCCGGTGGCGCCGGTCGCGGCTCCGACCATCGCCGAAAGCGACGTCGGCAACAGTCCCGACGCGGAAGCCGTGATCCAGCGGCTGACGCGGTTTACCCGCCCGGTCAATTATCTCGGGCTGCCGTCGCTTTCGATTCCCACAGGGTTTACGCGCGGCGGTCTTCCCGTCGGCATGCAGCTGGTCGGCCGTTCGTTCGACGAAGCCATGCTGCTGCGGATCGGTGCCGCGTTCCAGCGCGCCACCGATTTCCATGATCGGGTGCCGAAGCCGGCATGA
- a CDS encoding tetratricopeptide repeat protein — MQSRFRQGLALHRQGELTAAERIYREVLEQQPRHFDSLHMLGVIALQTRRAERGIELIRKAIGLNEKVAAAHNNLGKALLDLGRPGEALASFDQATALDPGFAEAHVNRGNALVKLWRLEDALVGYQQAVALRPDHAEAHRNCGNIFSKLRRYDEAFAAYDKVLALKPNLPGAEGHRLYARMHLCDWSRWEAECAHLIASIRNGHANTQPFIFLAIPSSSEDQLQCARLWAANNYPAHEKPVWQGERYHHDRIRVAYLSADFRQHALSFLMAGMFECHDKSRFEVTAISFGVDDNSEIGRRVKASFERFVDARSYSDEQIADLIKALEIDIAVDLMGFTTDSRTGIFARRPAPVQAHYLGYPGTIGARYIDYLIADRVVVPDNQRGFYSEKLVLLPDSYLVNDRKRSIADRTFTRTELGLPLDGFVFCCFNNNHKITPRVFDGWMRILGQVEDSVLWLFQDNAKAADNLKKEALARGVNAERLIFAGRMPPSDHLARHRAADLFLDTLPYNAHTTAADALWAGLPVLTCLGETFVGRVAASLLNAVGLPELITTTVEDYEGLAIRLATHPDELAAIRAKLEAHRLTTPLFDTQRFTAHIEAAYTAMHARHQAGLAPDHIAISNADEANS; from the coding sequence TTGCAATCCCGGTTCAGGCAAGGCCTGGCGCTGCATCGGCAGGGAGAGTTGACGGCCGCCGAGCGCATCTATCGCGAAGTCCTCGAGCAGCAGCCGCGGCACTTCGATTCCCTGCACATGCTCGGCGTCATTGCGCTGCAGACACGGCGCGCCGAGCGCGGCATCGAACTGATCAGGAAAGCGATCGGCCTCAACGAAAAGGTCGCCGCCGCCCACAACAACCTCGGCAAGGCACTGCTGGATCTCGGGCGTCCCGGCGAAGCGCTGGCGAGTTTCGACCAGGCGACAGCGCTCGACCCCGGCTTCGCCGAAGCGCATGTCAACCGCGGCAACGCGCTGGTGAAACTGTGGCGTTTGGAGGACGCGCTTGTTGGCTACCAGCAGGCCGTCGCACTGCGGCCGGACCATGCGGAGGCCCATCGAAACTGCGGCAATATTTTTTCGAAGCTCCGGCGCTACGACGAAGCCTTTGCCGCTTATGACAAGGTGCTCGCGCTGAAGCCGAATTTACCGGGCGCCGAAGGTCACCGCCTGTATGCCAGGATGCATCTGTGCGACTGGAGCCGTTGGGAGGCCGAATGCGCGCATCTAATTGCCTCGATCAGGAACGGACACGCCAATACACAGCCGTTCATCTTCCTCGCTATTCCCTCGTCTTCCGAAGACCAGCTGCAATGCGCCAGATTGTGGGCCGCGAACAATTATCCGGCTCATGAAAAGCCGGTCTGGCAGGGCGAGCGATACCATCACGACCGGATTCGGGTCGCCTATCTCTCCGCCGACTTTCGCCAGCACGCACTTTCATTCCTGATGGCCGGAATGTTCGAGTGCCATGACAAATCACGTTTTGAAGTAACGGCGATCTCGTTCGGCGTCGACGACAACTCGGAAATAGGCCGGCGCGTGAAGGCATCGTTCGAGCGCTTTGTCGACGCCAGGAGCTATAGCGACGAGCAGATCGCCGATCTCATCAAAGCGCTGGAAATCGACATCGCGGTCGACCTGATGGGTTTTACCACGGATTCGCGAACCGGTATTTTTGCCCGCCGGCCGGCGCCCGTCCAGGCGCATTATCTCGGCTATCCCGGCACCATCGGCGCCCGCTATATCGATTACCTCATTGCCGATCGGGTGGTCGTCCCGGACAATCAGCGCGGGTTCTACTCGGAAAAGCTGGTCCTTCTGCCCGACAGCTATCTGGTCAACGATCGCAAGCGTTCGATTGCCGACCGAACCTTCACGCGCACCGAGCTGGGACTACCCCTGGACGGCTTTGTGTTCTGTTGCTTCAACAACAACCACAAAATCACGCCGCGCGTTTTCGATGGCTGGATGCGGATCCTCGGGCAAGTCGAGGACAGCGTGCTTTGGCTGTTTCAGGACAATGCGAAAGCCGCGGATAATTTGAAGAAAGAAGCTTTGGCACGCGGCGTCAACGCCGAACGGCTGATCTTTGCCGGCCGCATGCCGCCGTCGGACCATTTGGCGCGGCATCGCGCCGCCGATTTGTTTCTGGACACGCTGCCCTATAACGCCCACACCACCGCCGCCGATGCGCTGTGGGCGGGCTTGCCGGTGCTGACCTGTCTCGGAGAGACATTTGTCGGCAGGGTAGCGGCGAGCCTGCTCAACGCCGTCGGTCTTCCGGAGTTGATAACGACCACGGTGGAGGACTACGAGGGATTGGCGATCAGGCTTGCCACGCACCCGGACGAATTGGCGGCCATCAGAGCGAAGCTGGAGGCCCATCGTCTCACCACGCCCTTATTCGATACCCAGCGCTTCACGGCGCATATCGAAGCCGCTTACACCGCCATGCACGCGCGGCATCAAGCCGGCCTGGCGCCGGACCATATCGCGATTTCGAACGCGGATGAGGCAAACTCCTGA
- a CDS encoding CHASE2 domain-containing protein, protein MKRLRILRRWFARRFGYARLVCLALLIGLAALRIADFAPIEELRVRTFDTFQRIDPRVKTVRPVSIVDIDEKSLARFGQWPWPRTRIADLITDLTRLGAVVIAFDVVFSEPDRLNPDVAADTFRDLDEETRAKLHALPSNDQVFADAMRRSRVVLGESGLPEIIKELDKTLPVTGLAMLGEDPQRFMFEFPGLLRNTPVLESAAGGRGLFSINPERDGIIRRVPMIMQAQGTIMPSLSFEMLRVATGTDTIFIKTDQAGIQSIGVKGFQIPTDRNGQLWVHFARNDPSIYVPAVDVLEGDAPPEKIKGKLVLIGTSAAGLNDIKTTPVSRAMPGVEIHAQVLEAALTKSLLSQPPHGPALEFGAALLLGILVIAFAPMFGPVTLVAVGALFATLLVGTSWYFYTHDRLLIDFTYPLLSTTTIYLTLIFTSFVREQAQRRQIRSAFGQYLSPALVAQLAQSPEKLVLGGEEREMTIMFSDVRGFTTISESYKHDPQGLTALMNRFLTPLTNAILARKGTIDKYMGDAIMAFWNAPLDDGEHQLNACEAAVDMLDRIDVLNKIRKQEAQEGGHPYIPLNVGVGLNTGTCVVGNMGSDLRFDYSVLGDSVNLASRLEGQSKEYGFPIIVGSKTALAVKDKFAILELDFIMVKGKKEPEVIYAIAGREDTAQSGRFQRLRNLTIEMLACYRSRDWDGALEAIERGRRSDDGGTLELLYNLYEARILGYRKNPPPDDWNGAYALLTK, encoded by the coding sequence ATGAAACGGCTGAGGATATTGCGGCGTTGGTTCGCCCGACGGTTCGGGTATGCGAGGCTGGTGTGCCTGGCGCTCCTGATCGGGCTCGCGGCGCTGCGCATTGCCGATTTCGCGCCGATCGAAGAGCTTCGGGTGCGGACTTTCGACACCTTCCAGCGCATCGATCCCCGCGTGAAGACCGTAAGGCCGGTCAGCATTGTCGATATCGACGAAAAGAGCCTGGCGAGATTCGGCCAGTGGCCGTGGCCGCGGACGCGGATCGCGGACCTCATCACCGATCTGACCAGGCTCGGCGCCGTGGTCATCGCCTTCGACGTGGTCTTCTCCGAGCCCGACCGGCTCAATCCCGACGTCGCGGCCGACACCTTTCGCGATCTCGACGAGGAAACCCGCGCCAAGCTGCACGCGCTGCCGAGCAACGATCAGGTCTTCGCGGATGCGATGCGGCGCTCACGCGTGGTGCTCGGCGAATCCGGGCTTCCCGAGATTATCAAGGAGCTGGACAAGACGCTTCCGGTGACGGGCCTGGCGATGTTGGGCGAAGATCCCCAGCGCTTCATGTTCGAATTTCCGGGCCTGCTGCGCAACACGCCGGTGCTGGAATCGGCGGCCGGCGGCCGCGGCCTGTTCTCGATCAATCCCGAACGCGACGGTATTATCCGGCGGGTGCCGATGATCATGCAGGCCCAGGGCACCATCATGCCGTCCCTGAGCTTCGAAATGTTGCGGGTGGCCACCGGCACCGACACGATCTTCATCAAGACCGATCAGGCCGGTATCCAGAGCATCGGCGTCAAGGGGTTCCAGATTCCGACCGACCGCAACGGCCAGCTCTGGGTCCATTTTGCGCGTAACGATCCGTCGATCTATGTCCCGGCGGTCGACGTGCTCGAGGGAGACGCGCCGCCCGAAAAGATCAAGGGCAAGCTGGTGCTGATCGGAACGTCGGCGGCGGGGCTCAACGACATCAAGACCACGCCGGTTTCGCGGGCGATGCCCGGGGTCGAGATCCACGCCCAGGTGCTCGAGGCGGCGCTGACCAAATCGCTGCTGTCGCAGCCGCCCCACGGCCCCGCTCTCGAATTCGGTGCGGCTCTGCTGCTCGGAATTCTGGTGATCGCGTTCGCGCCGATGTTCGGGCCCGTCACCCTGGTGGCCGTCGGCGCGCTGTTCGCCACGCTTCTGGTCGGAACGTCCTGGTATTTCTACACCCACGACCGGCTGCTGATCGATTTTACCTATCCGCTACTGTCGACCACAACGATCTATCTCACGCTGATCTTTACCAGCTTCGTCAGGGAGCAGGCACAGCGGCGGCAGATTCGCTCGGCGTTCGGCCAATATCTGTCGCCGGCGCTGGTCGCGCAGCTGGCGCAGTCGCCGGAAAAGCTCGTGCTCGGCGGCGAGGAGCGCGAGATGACCATCATGTTCTCCGACGTCCGGGGCTTCACCACCATTTCGGAGTCCTACAAGCACGATCCGCAGGGCCTGACCGCGCTGATGAACCGGTTCCTGACGCCGTTGACCAATGCGATCCTGGCGCGAAAGGGCACCATCGACAAATACATGGGCGACGCCATCATGGCGTTCTGGAACGCGCCGCTCGACGACGGCGAGCATCAGCTCAACGCCTGCGAAGCCGCGGTCGACATGCTCGACCGGATCGACGTGCTCAACAAGATACGCAAGCAGGAGGCGCAGGAGGGCGGCCATCCCTACATTCCGCTCAATGTCGGCGTCGGCCTGAATACCGGCACTTGCGTGGTCGGCAATATGGGTTCCGACCTGCGTTTCGACTATTCGGTGCTGGGCGACAGCGTCAACCTGGCGTCGCGCCTGGAGGGGCAATCCAAGGAGTATGGATTCCCGATCATCGTCGGCTCCAAGACCGCGCTCGCGGTCAAGGACAAGTTTGCGATCCTCGAGCTCGATTTCATCATGGTCAAGGGCAAGAAGGAGCCCGAGGTGATCTATGCCATCGCCGGGCGCGAGGACACCGCGCAGTCCGGCCGGTTCCAGCGCTTGCGCAACCTGACCATCGAGATGCTGGCGTGTTATCGCAGCCGCGACTGGGACGGTGCGCTCGAAGCGATCGAGCGCGGGCGCCGGAGCGATGACGGCGGCACCCTGGAGCTCCTCTATAATCTGTATGAGGCGCGGATTCTCGGTTACCGGAAAAATCCGCCGCCGGACGACTGGAACGGCGCCTATGCGCTGCTGACCAAGTAG